A single window of Desulfatiglans sp. DNA harbors:
- a CDS encoding DUF1566 domain-containing protein gives MKKISKIFMPVFIFLLVLVFVSVAPYPVISQEPPIFAKNHGPYYVGERGPAGGWIIYDKGNDSDGWRYMEAAPEDQTPDSWRHKGLVRWGCKQATPGARYTAIGTGMLNTKAMLEKCDEPKIAARLCADYRGGDKDDWFLPSKDELNLIYVNLVQNNIGGLRGGEYWSSSETTNGRHAWQHNFSSGLQLYAGKHPKYRVRAVRVFKDEKAGTSSRPGIR, from the coding sequence ATGAAAAAGATATCAAAGATATTTATGCCGGTGTTTATATTTTTATTGGTGCTTGTTTTTGTATCTGTTGCCCCATATCCCGTCATATCACAGGAACCCCCAATCTTTGCCAAAAACCATGGACCCTATTATGTGGGTGAAAGGGGGCCGGCAGGCGGATGGATTATCTATGACAAGGGGAATGATTCGGACGGCTGGAGATATATGGAGGCCGCTCCTGAAGACCAGACCCCCGACAGTTGGCGTCACAAGGGCCTTGTCAGATGGGGCTGCAAACAGGCGACCCCGGGCGCACGTTACACTGCCATTGGTACAGGCATGCTGAACACAAAGGCCATGCTGGAGAAATGCGATGAACCTAAGATTGCCGCGCGATTGTGCGCAGACTACCGCGGCGGTGATAAAGACGACTGGTTTCTGCCGTCAAAGGATGAACTGAACCTGATATATGTAAATCTGGTTCAAAATAACATCGGAGGGCTTCGGGGAGGTGAATACTGGAGTTCTTCAGAAACCACAAACGGCCGTCATGCCTGGCAGCATAACTTCTCATCAGGTCTTCAGCTCTATGCGGGAAAGCACCCAAAATATCGCGTGCGGGCTGTACGGGTCTTCAAGGATGAAAAAGCGGGTACATCTTCCCGCCCTGGGATCCGATAA
- a CDS encoding Na+/H+ antiporter subunit D — MIALPILIPLLTSILLIFSGNTRYQKVTGVAGAMVNFIISILIIFTVAGSNIQVLQAGNWEAPFGISLVVDMFSALMLLTSAFISLALSIYSTYYINDQLISYRYFLFFHTLLMGVNGAFITGDIFNLYVWFEVMLMSSFVLITLGSKAKQLKGGIKYLTMNLVASLFFLAGTGLLYGKTGTLNMAHLAAILQNDSQAFLMDTSTMLFFIAFGTKAALFPFFFWLPSSYHTPPVAITAFFAALLTKVGVYAMIRVFTLFLVQNPAFWHTFFLVIAGLTMVTGGMAAASNYEIRKILSFHIISQIGYIIFGLGLFTPFALAGAIYFTMHNMLAKTNAFLVSGHIHRLTGSFNLKGIGGIYKAYPLLGILFIIPAFALAGVPPLPGFFGKFFLIKAGFEAEKWFISGVAIITGMLTLFSMIKIWNEAFFKKAPDNHLPGQVTGRLKRGELIPSILLGAGTIALGLGIGYFFEFFMEAGNQLMDSSGYINAVLKGFGYETN; from the coding sequence CAGTTGCAGGCAGCAATATTCAGGTGCTGCAGGCAGGCAACTGGGAGGCGCCATTTGGAATCAGCCTTGTGGTGGATATGTTCAGCGCATTGATGCTGCTGACCTCAGCCTTTATCTCATTAGCCCTCTCCATCTATTCCACATATTATATTAACGATCAATTGATTTCATACCGCTATTTTTTATTTTTTCATACCCTGTTGATGGGGGTAAATGGCGCATTTATTACAGGCGACATCTTTAACCTGTATGTCTGGTTTGAAGTGATGCTGATGTCTTCCTTTGTATTGATCACCCTTGGGAGCAAGGCCAAACAACTTAAAGGGGGGATCAAATATCTTACCATGAACCTGGTGGCATCGCTCTTTTTCCTTGCAGGGACAGGCCTTTTGTACGGAAAGACCGGCACCCTGAATATGGCACACCTGGCTGCTATTCTCCAGAACGACAGCCAGGCATTCCTGATGGATACATCAACAATGCTCTTTTTCATAGCCTTTGGGACCAAGGCAGCCCTCTTCCCTTTCTTTTTCTGGCTTCCATCCTCATACCACACCCCGCCGGTTGCCATCACCGCTTTTTTTGCAGCCCTGCTTACCAAGGTGGGCGTTTATGCAATGATACGTGTTTTCACACTGTTTCTTGTCCAGAACCCTGCCTTCTGGCACACATTTTTTCTGGTAATAGCCGGCCTTACCATGGTTACAGGGGGTATGGCAGCCGCCTCCAATTATGAAATCAGAAAGATCCTCTCTTTCCATATTATAAGCCAGATCGGATATATAATATTCGGGCTTGGCCTCTTCACCCCCTTTGCACTGGCAGGGGCAATCTATTTCACTATGCACAACATGCTGGCTAAAACCAATGCCTTTCTGGTTTCAGGCCATATTCACAGGTTAACAGGGTCATTCAATCTGAAAGGTATCGGGGGCATATACAAGGCATATCCCCTGTTGGGAATTTTATTCATCATACCTGCATTTGCCCTTGCCGGAGTGCCTCCGCTCCCCGGTTTTTTCGGTAAATTTTTTCTGATAAAGGCAGGCTTTGAGGCTGAAAAGTGGTTTATCTCAGGGGTTGCCATTATTACAGGCATGCTCACCCTTTTTTCAATGATAAAAATCTGGAACGAGGCATTTTTTAAAAAGGCCCCTGATAATCATCTGCCCGGGCAGGTGACCGGAAGACTTAAGAGAGGTGAGCTGATACCCTCGATCTTGCTCGGCGCAGGGACTATTGCATTAGGTCTGGGGATCGGTTATTTTTTTGAGTTCTTTATGGAAGCGGGAAACCAGCTAATGGATTCATCGGGGTATATTAACGCCGTACTAAAGGGCTTTGGTTATGAAACTAATTAA
- a CDS encoding monovalent cation/H(+) antiporter subunit G produces MVEITAAIMIIAGTFFILVAAIGLLRLPDLMTRIHAATKATSFGLLLILSGLGLYFATWQITVKAILLVAFIYLTAPLAASVIAKSAMVEKDDR; encoded by the coding sequence ATGGTGGAGATAACAGCAGCAATAATGATTATTGCCGGCACATTTTTTATACTGGTTGCTGCCATTGGTTTACTGAGGCTGCCTGACCTGATGACAAGGATTCATGCCGCTACAAAGGCCACATCGTTTGGCCTTTTACTGATACTTTCAGGGTTGGGCCTCTACTTTGCAACATGGCAGATCACAGTCAAAGCCATTCTGCTTGTTGCCTTTATTTACCTGACCGCCCCTCTTGCAGCCTCTGTAATTGCAAAATCTGCGATGGTTGAAAAAGATGACCGGTGA
- a CDS encoding Na+/H+ antiporter subunit E: protein MKLIKKPFQLIGLALFFLKKLVEANLFIAKDLLTPGLLIHPDYINVRLMLSRDYQILLLANLISMTPGSLAVDVTPDRKEILVHSMYASDKLKVIQEIDEFQIKIKRLFQ, encoded by the coding sequence ATGAAACTAATTAAAAAACCATTTCAATTGATAGGCCTTGCACTGTTTTTCCTGAAAAAACTGGTTGAGGCCAATCTATTTATTGCAAAAGATCTGCTTACACCCGGGCTACTGATTCATCCTGATTATATAAATGTCAGGTTGATGCTGAGCAGGGATTATCAGATACTGCTGCTTGCCAACCTGATTTCCATGACCCCTGGCAGCCTGGCGGTTGATGTAACCCCTGACCGCAAGGAGATACTGGTGCATTCAATGTATGCCAGTGATAAATTGAAAGTGATTCAGGAGATAGATGAGTTCCAGATAAAAATAAAGAGGCTTTTCCAATGA
- a CDS encoding cation:proton antiporter produces MTASFFDFILYIALAVLMVAFFLTIIRLAKGPHLYDRVVALELITSISAGIILVYSMIADNPIFFDVAVIIFMIAFLGTVAISKYLTKVD; encoded by the coding sequence ATGACCGCATCTTTTTTTGATTTTATATTGTACATTGCGCTTGCAGTCCTGATGGTCGCCTTTTTTCTCACCATTATCAGGCTTGCAAAAGGGCCGCACCTCTATGACAGGGTTGTGGCGCTTGAGCTTATTACCTCGATCTCGGCAGGGATTATCCTTGTTTATTCAATGATAGCTGATAACCCGATATTTTTCGATGTGGCTGTAATCATATTCATGATTGCTTTTCTGGGCACTGTCGCCATATCTAAATATTTAACAAAGGTGGACTGA